TAAAGAACCTGAGTTCTCTGTTGGTGGTTGAGCTCGATATCAAGTTTTTTTGTCAAGGTTGGCGTGCTTTTTAATACATGGAACGTATCAAAGAGCAACGAGATCCGCGAGTTTCTCAATGGGATATTGAGTGTAAGAGATATGATCATCTTTGGGATGACAGTGCATGCCTTTGAACATTACTCAAAAGCAGGAATCATCCCCAAGTTCAACAACTTATCCCGTTTACAAGTAGTGTTCCATGGCAAGTTATTGCAGTTTCTTCCAGCCTTTCTTGAGTGTTGCCCCAATCTCAAACACCTAGTCTTGGTAAAAcactttttctttatgttttatggATATGTGTATTATTGAAAACTTAGCCTTTTTGTGTTTGAAGAAGATTGTTCATTCAGAGGAGATGGAGGAGGGATTGGAACTCACAGATGTGCCACGGTGTGTCTCATCGACTCTAGAGTGTGTTGAGATACAAGAGAAACTTGAATTGGGGGAAGGGAAGATGAAAGCAACCAGTTACTTTCTTGCAAACTCGGCAGTGCTGAAGAAACTCATCCTGAGTCCCACAGCTTATGATCCTCGAAATGTTGTGGAATCAGAGATATGGGAGAAGGTTAATAAACTCACAAAACGTTCCACAGGATGTGAAATTATCATTCGAGCCATGAAGGAGGAGGTTGTTATCACTTGATGAGTCTTCTTCTTAGTTCTGGTTGGATTCCATTGACCATCGTCAGTATGACTGcgaatcttcttctttttttcttccaaaagtCCCAATCTCAGTTTCTTGGATGTTTTGATAATGATGATATTGCACTCTCTTAAATTTGGTTTTACatgttttatacttttaaatatcaaattttctCGATTTTAATTCTTTTCATCTGAATCATTTATCGATAAGAAAATACTTTATatgaactataaaatataaattcctGAAAATGGTATAAAATAAACATGCTATTGTAGAGAAAAAACAGagtgaaagaaagaagaagtcgagagaaaatgtgttttctacATTGAGAAGTCTTTTACTCTTTATATTGAGatggcaatttttttttttttgagtttggtTCTGTCATTCCTGAACGTGGTTAGGTTAATTCACGATTCAGGTATGGCTGCTGCTGCAGCCGGAACATGTCAGCTGAAAAGAATGCTTCATCATAGGAGTCGTCTAGCTACCAGGTAGGAGTGGACATGAATCGAATATTAAGAGTTTAAAAGGATTTTGTGATCTGATCTGTCcgaataaattaattatacaatTCGATTTGATTCACATTTATCCCGAATTTTCTGTGCTCGAATgtccataaaaaatatattttaattagatatatgATTCGATTCgtgtataagaaataaaaatttaaaaacaacagaaacaaataaaattttaaaataataaaaccttATTACAATGTTTAAAtcactattaaaaataaacatttatatatttttaacactcTAATAgctaaaataatcaatttaataaataaaaattgtaaaattacataaaatataataattatattatataaatatataattctttgaatatatgtatatatacatataccgGATCAGATCGAATATtcattcttaaaaatattagtatttatgatttattaaatgcaATTTGTAAACAGATCCCTTGTTATTATATTCCTTTTTCATTTGCTTTTCTAATTAGccacaaaaattgatttttgggaagattggttagatataaAATCtcctaaatataaaaattaatgctGATAATGGAAAATATGCAATTTTCCTGAAAATACTCTACTATTACAATCGATTTCCATGAATTTTACAATGACATTCAACATGAAAATATAacgaataaaataaatattgttttttttttgtcaaaaaattaaaagaaatatatataatatatagacaaTAAAGACAGCCTTCATTTTTTAAAACGCTCTCATGGAACCGGAACAATCAGTTCCGTATAAATTCTGAACAATCAGTTCGACAGTTCCGTCTTCAGACAAAGAAAAGTTATCACTTTTCTCTCTCGCTTTCGATCACTCCCGCCGATAGAATCCGCCGGCGACTCAAACCCAATCCACGGTGAGTTCCTCAGAAACCCCCATCGAgtctttcttttcatttgtattGTGATTGATTAGAGAAACTCTTCAACGCCTAGGATTCGATCAAGATctcttttttatatgttgtttttTGATGCTCTTAAGTGTGATGTCTGGGATCGATAGGATTAGCGAATTGCCGGAATCATTGCTTACTCAAATACTCTCTTTCCTTCCGTCAAAACAATCGGTGCAGACAAGTGTTTTGTCAACAAGATGGAAGAATCTGTATCTAAACGTTCCCGGTCTTGACTTAAACTTATCTGCCATTCCTTATGATGCTGATGAAATGCTCTTAAGCTTCTTAAGCTTCATTGACAAGCTTCTCGAGTCTAGCCCTGAGTCAAAGCTGTTTAAAGTCAAGGTTAAGTGCAGAGACACGATGATAGACGGGTTCAGGGATCGGATCGGTATAATGATTGACCGGGGGACGCAGCATCTCGATGTTGAGAGTAGTACCTATGATATAGAGGACGACTCTTTTCACCATCCTTGTGTCGACTTCATGCCTATGAATCTCTACACGAGCAAGACATTGGTTTACTTGAAGCTCACGTCTTCTGGTCTTGATGATCctggttttgttttcatgccTTGTCTTAAATTCATGCATCTTGAAGAGGTTAAATGGCGTGTGCATCTGGAGAAGCTTCTCTCAGGGTGTCCTGTTCTCGAGGAGCTGGCCTTGTTGAGAGATCTGGATGATGATTATGCAGTTGCCTATGATGAATTTACGGTTATGCGTGTGAGGGCTCAGAGTTTGAAGAGGTTCCGTGTGCTGCCGCTTAGGCAGGTTAGGGATTGCAGGTCGAGAGTGAATTGCACGCTTGAGATTGATGCTCCGGGGCTAAAGCATATGAGTCTCGGAGAGGATCAATTTGATAGCATTGTGGTAAAGAACCTGACTTCTTTGTTGGTGGTTGAGCTTGATATCAAGTTTTTTGTCAAGTTTGGCGTGATCTTTAATCCCTGGAACTTAGCAAAGAGCAATGAGATCCGTGATTTTCTCAATGGGATATCGAGTGTTAGGCATATGATCATCTCTGCCAAAACAGTTAAGgtgcatatttatatattcatgGACTTATTTAATACCTTTCActtctatattaaatatattcgTGTTGCAGGCCCTTGAGTATTACTCACAAGCAGAAATGATTCCCAAGTTCAACAACTTGTCCCGTTTACAAGCAATGTTCCATAGCAATTTATTGCAGTTTTTGCCAGCCTTTCTTGAGTGTTTCCCCATCTGAAACACCTAGTCTTGGTAAAGccattttttctttatgttttatggATGTGTATTATTGAAAACTTAGCcttttttgtgtttttgaagAAGGTTTTCACTCAGAGGAGATGGGGGAGGGATTGGAACTCACAGATGTGCCACGGTGTGTGTCATCGACTCTTGAGTGTGTTGAGATACAAGAAAAACTTGAATTGGAGGAAGGGAAGATGAAAGCAACAAGTTACTTTCTTGGAAATTCAGCAGTGCTAAAGAAACTCATTCTGAGCCCCACAACTTATGATCCTCGAGATGTTCTGGAATCAGAAACATGGGAGAAGGTTAATAAACTCACAAAACGTTCTACAGGATGTGAAATTATCATTCGAGCCATGAAGGAGGTCGTTATCATTTGATGAGTCTTCTTCTTAGTTCTGGTTGGATTCCTTTTGACCATTGGTGCTGATACAAGTTCTTCATGACTTGCGAatcttgttttcctttttttctcttttgagaGTCCCATCCCAATCCCAGTTTCTTGGATATCTCTTATATAAATGATGATCTTACATTCTCTTGCGTTTGAATTGGGTttaatgatttagaatttagaatttagaatttttgatagTTTAAATGGAAATTGGTTACGGTATTGAATGTCTTTAGATTGTTTTACATTTAATtagtactagattttgatccgcgcttcaaAAGCGCGGGTTTTTTTTCCGATTAAGAATATTAAGTTTGTTtgatatgaattattattttggttttgatgttttgaagtatattattaagttataaagtgttattatatagaaaaagtaaaagaatttagtttaaaattatataatttatcaaatagtttattttagattttatctGTGTTATTCTTATGTTCCAACGTCATCGTTGCATTTTGTGTGTATTTGTAAGAGTTTATATTTGTTGAGTTGATGAGACAAAAATTTTTTTGGTAGATTTTGGCTAatctaatagtatatatattgtagaacttttaatagttttagcagTGTTTTCATACCCGAATCAAACCTACAGTCTCAGAagtaaatcaggtgattcataTAAATCTGGTctgaattttattaaatcttatatataaaaatctgataaaaatctgtaaaaatctaaaaaacataaaaactatCATTAACCCGCTATCCAATATTAGTTGAACCGATAAAATCTCATATAAATTGGATGATGTTTTTTCTAAACTCAATTCAAACTTTTGAATCAAGCTTTGAAACACAGGGTTAATACCTtttcaaaagagaaaaatctTGTTTAACTTAGGTATTCCAAATTTAGTGAAGAGTTTATACCAATCTCAATGtgtttagtatataatatatgattgaaTAACCCGCGGAAACCTGCAAGCttgaaacttaaataatataaatattaattctggacctaattatatttgtaaatttattttgttatttaaactGAATTACAGAAGTGGACTTGTATTTAAGCATCTTTTATACTAAACATTATTTGTTGcccaaaaaaaatactaatcattattttggattttagtAATTGTGCTTCATAAGTAAAAATCAagtcaacttatttttttataaaaaaaaaagagaatatggagcaatattttctaaattatttgtattttttaattttccatAATATAGTTTAAGTGGTTGTATCTGAATTATAGTAAAAACTCAATTAAATAAGTTGGCCCGAGGATAATTTTTAACTAACTTCATATGCATTTTTTCAATTTGTTCAGTACTTATATGTTAATATCGTTTTTTatgaactgaaaataatataatatactacTAAGTTTGATCGGTTCTATAgtaaaacatgattttgtgataattatttatcataatTCATTaactcattttaaaaaaaatacatgtattactTACCAGACTATTTTAATTCAAATGGCATGTACTATTTAATGGTGATATGCACCATACCATTCGTTTTATAGAGATATGAATTTaagaattaaaataaacattatataaatatatatggtcACATACATAATAGATTAGTCTATGGACCCACGAGTTTATATATTATTGCatcaaaaaaatgttggttAGTAAATCGTATATGGGATATCAATAACTAAATGGAGAAATTTATAATCAAGGGGTGAGATTTATAGAAGGTAATATAgtagttaccataaatatagGAGTGACACACTTATAATATCTAAAGAAAATCagagaaatttatgaaaatatattgttagGAGAAATTTAATTAGGACCATGAAATTATTAACTCTTAGGAAATAGTCCAAACAACcttgtataagtagattttttcagagtgattcttttttaatagaatagataccCAAGTCACAAAACACAATACTTTAGTGTTAAAGTAAAATCGTGTGTGACCATTATGTCCAGGGAATGTATTGGTATAACAAGAATTGCAATAAAAGTAAATACTATAAAAATGATTCGAAAGATAACAGTCATGAATagtcttttaataatatatttatttatttttgggatACATATTTTATACTTGGGCAGTTTGATACAAATTGCCCATGTTTAAGTCGGGTACATAAGACTCATATGTGTTCTTGTCATGTTTATTTGTTTCTCTATTTAGGACACTTACACTTTCCGTCTTTCTGATCGCAATATCCTGGACCTCTCTGACAACTACGCATGGTATAACATTCAAGGTCTGAGTCACATTGCCCTTGATGATTCACGCCCGCTCCATTTGTATCCACAACTTGTAATTTAGGACACTTACACTTTCCGTCTTTCTGATCGCAATATCCTGGACCTCTCTGACAACTACGCATGGTGTAACACTTAAGATCTGAGTCACATTGCCCTTGATGATTCACGTCCGCCCCATTTGTATCCACGGATTGTAATTTTGGACACTTGCACTTTCCGTCTTTCTGATCGCAATATCCTGGACCTCTCTGACAACTACGCATGGTATAACACTCAAGGTCTGAATCACATTGCCCTTGATGATTCACGTCGGCTCCATTTGCAAGATCTTGTCATGCATACGAATAATGTGTTAGTCCAAACATGGTTGGTTGTTTTGTCAACAAAACGAAATGATTTATAAAGTTTAGTTTATACCACTAGTTTGCACGTTTTGGGTCAAATCTAGTTTGAGAAGGAAAATGgaacttaaaaaaattagtaaaaaagtATTAATAATAAAAGTCTCTCTACTTTCACTACCAACTTTTCTTTCATACGAAACTATAATTTCACATGACATAAACCTTACACGCCTCTAGAACATAGAttagcataaattaataattatttatgaaaattctaATTATATATTCGTGTATAAACATACATACGATTGCATGTATCATATTGTGAAATGAACGATAAGGAGTATACTTGAACGATAAGGAGTATACTTACGGAAGGTAACACCAATAAGAAAAGACAATAGAACAAAGCTAAGGaacattttcttcatttttgggTAGACGTTTTTGTGTTCTCAATTGTGAAGCTAATGTTTTCTTCATAGCTAGCTTTTATAATGGAGTTTAGATGATGAAAATACTCACTAAATATCTTACCAATATTATaatagtattatatattgtaatattaattttcttttagtaATTCAATGTTATTAGTGTAATTTGATATATTAGAATATCTCAATGgtattaaattatattctaaATGTCATTAATTTACGGGTTGAACATATTTATTCATAAATGATcaaactattaattattataataaaatattaataatgcaATAACTTTTATacaatcaaaagaaaataaatatatatgttatggtATTTGATAAGTATACATATATGGGAGAAATCAatagttacaaatatttttttaaaaaaaatcaaaatctttaagattttttctaTTACTTGATACTTTCTATTAATTGAAAGttaatatactattatttattaatcTTAAATAGcatcaatttaaattgataTTACTATACAATTTTAATTCATCCATAATGGATCTTGTTAgatatatcatttattttatgatttttaaagaatcaaaattatattaatgacatattattatttaatgaaatcttaagttttagtttattttatttaatgaaaattatttatccATTCAAAATAAAACCTTTTTCATCTTGCAAAAGGTTCACGTcaataatatatacttttacttctaacatttttttgtacGGAAACTATAATTCTCACATAAACCTTAATACGCCtctaaaacttctttttttcaaaactgAATGAAATAATTGGAAATAAAAATCATCAATGTACGTAACAGAATAGCCAAACTTGAAATTCCATGAAGAGAGGAAAATCAAGCATTAATATCTGAATAGTATAATGACAGGAGTAATCATTTATGTATATTCTAATTATATATTCATGTATAAACATATATACGATTGCGTGTATCATATTATGAAATGAATGATAAGTAGTATACTTACGGAAGGCAACACCGAGAAGAAAAGACAATAGAACAATGTTAGGGAACACTTTCTTCATTTTTGGGTAGAAGTTTTTGTGTTTATCAGTTGTGAAGCTAATCAATTCTTCCTAGCTTTTTATAATGTATTTGAAGCAGTGATTTTTGGTAAggttattaatatataggttGAACGTTTTGGTCTACAATCGTTAAGGTCAAAAAAACGGATGTACAATAACTAAATGCGGTCAATGGACACAAAACTTTCCAACTAAACTGAGTCACTACTTTCATTCACTGACTGCATTTAATCATTAATTAGTTAGTCTAATTATTGTCAAACTTCTTAACAACTGAGTGCTCCACTAATAAAAACAGGTTATTGGCGGTTGAGACCAtggaaagtccatcgaaataaAAACTTTAGAAATATTCTTGGAAGACAGTATTAAACTATAGTTGACATATGCTTTTGCTCAAAAGGATGAAACTATAGTTGACATATACTTAGTTTACTTACGGAAGACACTGACAATAAGAGAAATCATCAATACAAGCTTGGAAGAGACTTGCTTCATCTCCAAATTAACGCTTCTTAATTtctttgataaattttatagatataatattttgaatgtaGTGGAAACTACGCTATGCCTCATTGGAATTTATAATGCCTTTTAGATTAACATGGATGGGTGGTAATTGTTGTAACGTCTAGTTTTTAGCTAAGTTGACGGAATCGTCACATTTTTCACCATTATACGTTTACATACTAAAAGCTGCAGGACTCGTGTCATCCGTGAGTCCATGTTGTGTAAAAGTTTCTAAAGGAATCCAAAAAATTCGattaaaaatgatatatgtAATAAATACTAATGGATTTGGGTAATAGATGAATGGATCTaaatttcttttactttttttttataaccaaaaAGTCCAAAATTGTAGTGCAAACTgtagtataaaatataaaatacatttttttttgaaatgcatCATGAACATAGAATCTCTGAACCACTTCAAACGTACACAGATACTAAAATATCTGTTTCGTGTAGTGGAGGACGTTTGTAGCTCGTCGACCTCTATCAACGACGTGAATAATCGTCCATTGTAATTGGTTTTCTCATGTACAAAGGGATGTAGCTTGTATAGTGCAGCTTCCTTATTATTAAACTAGCTTAAGAATTGCGGACgataaatgttatatttttttttttttgaattaaaatgttaaatgttatattgtaaataattttttatattattatttatttgtattcatttatgtattatgtatatctactctattaaaagaagagtacaaatataaatattcttaAGTTTTCCAACTTATTtacaatcactacaagaaacgtagcagtaacaacggcggtttacgacgaaattatttcctcgtaactttacatgggctttacaacgcaattacgacgagacattatttcgtcgtaaactccatggtaatttacgacgaaaggatttcgtcgtaaagtcaatgtaagtttacgacgaaagtacgtggaatgcgaaatagttgtaaacgttacatcgacattacaacgaatcatgttaccgttatataaGGTGAAAGGTGAAAACGTgcattcaatgtgctttaacttacctaaattcgttgtaaagtcgttgtaaatgttcaatgtaaaatccatgtaaaacttttcttgtaaaatcattgttatatttctctatatatatatatgtcatttcccacaactctcttcttcacaacacacaactctcttcctctcgaaCCTGATGGCGTTTAGACTATGTTCCTCATTCAGCCACCAATTACTATTTCGAAGATGACGATAAGGAACATGAGTcattcgtctgtctgccaattcagtggagcgacaaggagaagtggacggaagtgcagTTGGTTTATACTTGAAAGGAACCTCCAACCATCGTCAAAGGTTCCTCTCAAGTACAAACCAGctgcacttccgtccactttctccttgtcattccactgaattggcagatAGACGAACGACACAGGTTCCTTATCGTCGTCTTAGAAATAGCAACTGGTGGCttaacaacgcaattacgacgaaaccaacgaaaccaaatttcgtcgtaaacgccatgtaatatTACGACGCAAGTACGTCGAAAAGTAAactttacatcgacattacaacgaatcatgttaccgttatatttaggtgaaaacgtgtattcaatgtgctttaacttacctaatttcgtcgtaaattcgttgtaataatatgttaaaaccatgtaaaatccatgtaaaatattccttgtaaaatcgttgttatttttcaactacccaactcgaaaatttctctatatatatgtcatttcccacaactctcttcctcacaacacacaaacggagaaaaaaaatcagaaagaaaatcagaaaaaaattttgaaaaaaaaatctaagaaaaaatggccggtggcggtagtatttacgagttacggagttggatgtattgcacaaagattctgacgggagggtgacaaacgcatttctgagcgggctagagacattcatgcaccaggcgggctgtacaccgatcacacaggaaagcggtaagatgttctgcccctgtcggaaatgcaagaattcaaaatttgcacgtagtgaaactgtatggaagcatttagtaaacagaggatttacaccacaatactacatttggtatcaacatggagagggttatgggggaaatgaagctagtagtagtaataataattttgaggatggtcatcatagtgaagaaccgaatcatttgcataatggatataattatcatcaagatcatgagcagatggtagatcatgatagggttcaagatatgattagtgatgcaaattacacctcgtggacgcattgtcgctggagaagaaccgcccttgcaagaagaaggcgctatcaatgaagttgaggtaccagaacaaccaactgatgaaatccttttgatcgacccgcaaaactttcaatatgaagatattcccgaagatgcgacagatgaagcacgtgaagacctgttcgagagaagcgacgatgatgattgtaatgatagtgatgagaacgaaaacgatttagagtgatgtaatattgatgagaacgaaaacgatttagagtgatgtaatatatgtctctgatgttgtatttctctattgtaacgtatgtttaaagaaatattgtttttttaccatcctaatgtatgtgtaacaaatgttgttttatataatatgtatttgtgttaattttaaaaaacttatttggagttttagggttttagagtttaagttggagaaagagcacaaagtagtagagaagaagagatatgatgttagatgatatgtgactttggggtttagggatttcattctcggtgtttagggttaagcgttgtaaaatcgtcgtaaaccgatttttcgacgtaatttcgtcgtaaatggaaaaacgcgggcctggtaacttcgtcgtaaacgtgggccttgtaaattcgtcgtaaaccaatgtttcgacgtaatttcgtcgtaaatcgaaaaacacgggcctggtaacttcgtcgtaaatggaaaaacacgggcctggtaacttcgtcgtaatgttacgaggaagttacgaggaaaccgtttttatatatatgggagAAGTCGAAGATACGAGCACTGCTCGTATCTTCCTCCCTAACTCCTCTCCCCCTCTAAggtaactttctctctctatcctttttttttttttatagtttaggttgttagtttaggtgattagtttagggaattagtttaggtgattagttaacggaattagtttagatgattagtttagaaaattattttaaccaattcgtttaggatatatattaatttaattttttttaaattttctagatggctcctagaccgAGACCAGCAGCTCCTGCACCTACGTATGCAGATTTGTTTGGCGATGGATCTTCCTCtagcggtccatcgtcttcttccgggacagttccagactctcacaCATCTCGGAGAGTTCCTTCGacccctcctcctcttccatctCAGATGCCTCCCCCACGAGCTCCACCTGTCGCCCCGGATCAGCCTGCCCCACCGGCTGCAGTTCATCCCGATTTGCGGGTGCCAGCTCATGCACCATTCGCAAGATACACCgtcgaggatttgcttgcccagcccggACGAGAGGGTTTACACGTTctggaccccgatagacccccgggtacttattggtaagtacataaaattattaatttaaatttaaaatctttgatcaatttttttaacaaatttgttatatttgcaggtttggggctaacaaccgtgttagccggagcgtttcagaGACGATGAAGGGATATTATGACGGCCTTTATCCCAACTGGACCATGACTCCCGATCACGTCAAGacgacgtggtttaaatgttttgcggtaattatatttacatattattaatatttatattgttaattaaataattattatttttttctaatcttttaaaatgtttgttttttcagcAAAGGTGGAACTGGTCCgtaggaatcaccgagagggtgaagagcGAATTTATTGCAAAGGCGAAAACTCGTCTTTGCAACAccgtctccgattggaaggacaagtgggagatttaCGGCTATGAGGGGAAGCCGAGCGGGGTCACAAAGGAAgcatgggatggcctcatcacctattggaacgaacccaGCTCCATCCGCAAAGCCAACTCCTGCTCCGCTTCCCGAAGAACGAGGGATAAAGATGGCCATTTGCCCATGGTTCATAGATCCGGCCAAAAACCCCATGCCGGAATTCGTctcgaagctgtaagttttatttaaatttataattttcattattttaaacttgtatttattaattatatttaatttatttattattgttgtttattagttggagaagacgggagttttgccatctctctcggacttattcaagatgactcacgcctcaCCAGATggggtttttgtggatcctgcatccgaGAAACTCTTCAACGCTGTGGCGTCTCGGGTTGAAGAGCAAGAGACGCAACTTACCCAACAGTCTgcagatgg
The DNA window shown above is from Brassica napus cultivar Da-Ae unplaced genomic scaffold, Da-Ae ScsIHWf_1045;HRSCAF=1462, whole genome shotgun sequence and carries:
- the LOC125574925 gene encoding helofensin-3-like isoform X2, translating into MKKVFPNIVLLSFLLGVAFHLANGADVNHQGQCDSDLECYTMRSCQRGPGYCDQKDGKCKCPKLQSVDTNGADVNHQGQCDSDLKCYTMRSCQRGPGYCDQKDGKCKCPKLQVVDTNGAGVNHQGQCDSDLECYTMRSCQRGPGYCDQKDGKCKCPK
- the LOC125574925 gene encoding helofensin-3-like isoform X1, with translation MKQVSSKLVLMISLIVSVFHLANGADVNHQGQCDSDLECYTMRSCQRGPGYCDQKDGKCKCPKLQSVDTNGADVNHQGQCDSDLKCYTMRSCQRGPGYCDQKDGKCKCPKLQVVDTNGAGVNHQGQCDSDLECYTMRSCQRGPGYCDQKDGKCKCPK
- the LOC125574925 gene encoding helofensin-3-like isoform X3, whose translation is MKKMFLSFVLLSFLIGVTFHLANGADVNHQGQCDSDLECYTMRSCQRGPGYCDQKDGKCKCPKLQSVDTNGADVNHQGQCDSDLKCYTMRSCQRGPGYCDQKDGKCKCPKLQVVDTNGAGVNHQGQCDSDLECYTMRSCQRGPGYCDQKDGKCKCPK